The following proteins are co-located in the Brevibacillus laterosporus DSM 25 genome:
- a CDS encoding PCYCGC motif-containing (lipo)protein: MAKLLSLSILGIALLTGCANGSSVGTSSSSQATSQEQTSNAPHTAHAPNGDLQELTTSISTLPTFLDTVDPNIKDVYRIAADHNDLLQSIPCYCGCGEFAGHQHNGNCFIKEVKEDGSVTWDDHGTRCKACMDIAITSAKMMQEGKTTLEIRTYIDENFSKGYADPTPTPMPTA; the protein is encoded by the coding sequence ATGGCAAAACTATTGTCTCTCTCAATCCTTGGTATCGCATTGCTCACAGGATGCGCCAATGGTAGTTCGGTAGGAACATCTTCATCTTCTCAGGCTACGAGCCAAGAACAGACCTCTAACGCACCCCATACGGCACACGCACCCAATGGCGATTTACAGGAGCTAACCACCTCTATCTCCACTCTCCCGACTTTTCTGGATACGGTTGACCCAAATATTAAAGATGTCTATCGAATCGCAGCAGATCATAATGACTTGCTTCAGTCCATTCCCTGTTACTGTGGATGTGGAGAATTTGCTGGTCATCAACACAACGGAAACTGTTTTATAAAAGAAGTGAAGGAAGATGGTTCTGTCACATGGGACGATCACGGCACTCGTTGCAAAGCGTGTATGGATATCGCCATTACCTCTGCTAAAATGATGCAGGAAGGTAAAACTACGCTTGAAATTCGTACATATATTGACGAAAACTTTAGCAAAGGCTATGCGGACCCAACACCTACTCCTATGCCTACTGCTTAA